Proteins found in one Schistocerca serialis cubense isolate TAMUIC-IGC-003099 chromosome 5, iqSchSeri2.2, whole genome shotgun sequence genomic segment:
- the LOC126482176 gene encoding uncharacterized protein LOC126482176 → MYVEKMYFQDMKPLKQAADAFLEQKMCVSMLHKIATFMVANYRTLRKLTEDEKIEVYQAARQMCAEVSVQVPNHSNQETNPGPYKMAKFEDWAEEPPLLHDEVSRYLQEHCVNEGDILQWWKNNSQRLPRLACVARKILNIPATSASSERIFSCAGNLISEKRSRLNADRLNDLVIINSNINQQTH, encoded by the exons atgtatgttgagaaaatgtattttcaggacatgaaacctttgaaacaagccgctgatgcctttctagaacagaaaatgtgcgttagtatgttgcataaaattgcaacgtttatggtggctaactaccgcacattaagaaagttaaccgaggatgaaaaaattgaagtttaccaagcagcacgacagatgtgtgctgaag tttcagtacaagtgcccaatcacagcaaccaagaaacaaatccagggccgtacaaaatggcgaaatttgaggactgggcagaagagcctcctctcctacatgatgaagtcagcagatacttgcaagaacactgtgtgaacgagggagatattctacagtggtggaaaaataactcccaacgacttcctcgacttgcgtgtgtggcaagaaaaatattaaatataccagccactagtgcgtctagtgagagaatttttagttgcgctggaaacctaattagcgaaaaacgatcacgtcttaatgcagacagacttaacgatcttgtcataattaattcaaacattaatcagcagacacattga